Proteins encoded in a region of the Zea mays cultivar B73 chromosome 2, Zm-B73-REFERENCE-NAM-5.0, whole genome shotgun sequence genome:
- the LOC100274081 gene encoding uncharacterized protein isoform X1, producing MERPAPVRKSHTSTADLLIWPEGAPQESPAGATPPSNRRPHQPSEALRKVVFGGQVTEEEAESLNKRSPEIYGTTLGTVISFVCAVVDLCCCGWRNSLDLRKPCSAPKWKEMTGSGIFAAGGEAEEDESANASATPIRTAPKNYQAISTISHISFSEEESISPKKPTSIAEVAKQRELSGTLLSEDDSKMKKQISDLKSKELSGHDIFAPPEDPRPRNSENGSTSQTPGKNAHVSNFKFGEADEDGMVKTAKKIPTKKFTDLAGNIFKGDETPPGTAEKHLSTAKLKEMTGSDIFADGKAPSRDYLGGIRKPPGGESSIALV from the exons ATGGAGAGGCCGGCACCGGTGAGGAAGTCTCACACGTCGACGGCGGACCTGCTGATCTGGCCGGAGGGGGCGCCGCAGGAGTCGCCCGCCGGGGCCACGCCGCCATCCAACCGCCGGCCGCATCAG CCGTCGGAGGCGCTCAGGAAGGTGGTGTTCGGCGGGCAGGTGACGGAGGAGGAGGCCGAGAGCCTCAACAAGAG ATCTCCCGAGATTTACGGCACAACTTTGGGCACTGTTATTTCTTTTGTATGTGCCGTTGTTGATCTGTGCTGCTGTGGGTGGAGAAATTCGTTGGATTTGAG GAAACCATGCTCTGCTCCCAAGTGGAAGGAGATGACAGGAAGCGGCATATTTGCTGCTGGGGGCGAGGCTGAAGAAGATGAATCTGCCAATGCCTCTGCAACTCCCATTCGGACCGCTCCAAAGAATTATCAG GCAATTAGCACCATAAGCCACATCTCATTTTCCGAGGAAGAAAGCATTTCTCCGAAGAAGCCGACTTCGATAGCAGAGGTGGCGAAGCAGCGCGAGCTGAGCGGCACACTTCTGAGCGAGGACGACAGCAAGATGAAGAAGCAGATATCGGACCTGAAATCCAAGGAGCTGAGCGGCCACGACATCTTTGCTCCTCCGGAAGACCCACGGCCACGCAACTCAGAGAACGGCTCGACCTCGCAGACCCCGGGCAAAAATGCACAC GTAAGCAACTTCAAGTTCGGCGAGGCCGACGAGGACGGCATGGTGAAGACCGCGAAGAAGATCCCCACAAAGAAATTCACCGACCTCGCGGGCAATATCTTCAAGGGCGACGAGACCCCCCCTGGGACGGCGGAGAAGCACCTGAGCACAGCGAAGCTGAAGGAGATGACCGGCAGCGACATCTTCGCGGACGGGAAGGCCCCCTCGCGGGACTACCTCGGCGGGATCCGCAAGCCGCCTGGCGGGGAGAGCAGCATCGCGCTGGTTTAA
- the LOC100274081 gene encoding uncharacterized protein isoform X2, whose protein sequence is MERPAPVRKSHTSTADLLIWPEGAPQESPAGATPPSNRRPHQPSEALRKVVFGGQVTEEEAESLNKRKPCSAPKWKEMTGSGIFAAGGEAEEDESANASATPIRTAPKNYQAISTISHISFSEEESISPKKPTSIAEVAKQRELSGTLLSEDDSKMKKQISDLKSKELSGHDIFAPPEDPRPRNSENGSTSQTPGKNAHVSNFKFGEADEDGMVKTAKKIPTKKFTDLAGNIFKGDETPPGTAEKHLSTAKLKEMTGSDIFADGKAPSRDYLGGIRKPPGGESSIALV, encoded by the exons ATGGAGAGGCCGGCACCGGTGAGGAAGTCTCACACGTCGACGGCGGACCTGCTGATCTGGCCGGAGGGGGCGCCGCAGGAGTCGCCCGCCGGGGCCACGCCGCCATCCAACCGCCGGCCGCATCAG CCGTCGGAGGCGCTCAGGAAGGTGGTGTTCGGCGGGCAGGTGACGGAGGAGGAGGCCGAGAGCCTCAACAAGAG GAAACCATGCTCTGCTCCCAAGTGGAAGGAGATGACAGGAAGCGGCATATTTGCTGCTGGGGGCGAGGCTGAAGAAGATGAATCTGCCAATGCCTCTGCAACTCCCATTCGGACCGCTCCAAAGAATTATCAG GCAATTAGCACCATAAGCCACATCTCATTTTCCGAGGAAGAAAGCATTTCTCCGAAGAAGCCGACTTCGATAGCAGAGGTGGCGAAGCAGCGCGAGCTGAGCGGCACACTTCTGAGCGAGGACGACAGCAAGATGAAGAAGCAGATATCGGACCTGAAATCCAAGGAGCTGAGCGGCCACGACATCTTTGCTCCTCCGGAAGACCCACGGCCACGCAACTCAGAGAACGGCTCGACCTCGCAGACCCCGGGCAAAAATGCACAC GTAAGCAACTTCAAGTTCGGCGAGGCCGACGAGGACGGCATGGTGAAGACCGCGAAGAAGATCCCCACAAAGAAATTCACCGACCTCGCGGGCAATATCTTCAAGGGCGACGAGACCCCCCCTGGGACGGCGGAGAAGCACCTGAGCACAGCGAAGCTGAAGGAGATGACCGGCAGCGACATCTTCGCGGACGGGAAGGCCCCCTCGCGGGACTACCTCGGCGGGATCCGCAAGCCGCCTGGCGGGGAGAGCAGCATCGCGCTGGTTTAA
- the LOC100274081 gene encoding uncharacterized protein LOC100274081 gives MERPAPVRKSHTSTADLLIWPEGAPQESPAGATPPSNRRPHQVSAFLSLPHWAPQVHWLICGRTSPCLNLSVLCSVQPSEALRKVVFGGQVTEEEAESLNKRKPCSAPKWKEMTGSGIFAAGGEAEEDESANASATPIRTAPKNYQAISTISHISFSEEESISPKKPTSIAEVAKQRELSGTLLSEDDSKMKKQISDLKSKELSGHDIFAPPEDPRPRNSENGSTSQTPGKNAHVSNFKFGEADEDGMVKTAKKIPTKKFTDLAGNIFKGDETPPGTAEKHLSTAKLKEMTGSDIFADGKAPSRDYLGGIRKPPGGESSIALV, from the exons ATGGAGAGGCCGGCACCGGTGAGGAAGTCTCACACGTCGACGGCGGACCTGCTGATCTGGCCGGAGGGGGCGCCGCAGGAGTCGCCCGCCGGGGCCACGCCGCCATCCAACCGCCGGCCGCATCAGGTGAGCGCCTTCCTTTCGCTtccccactgggcgccccaggtaCACTGGCTGATTTGTGGGAGGACTTCACCCTGCCTGAACCTTTCTGTTCTCTGTTCGGTGCAGCCGTCGGAGGCGCTCAGGAAGGTGGTGTTCGGCGGGCAGGTGACGGAGGAGGAGGCCGAGAGCCTCAACAAGAG GAAACCATGCTCTGCTCCCAAGTGGAAGGAGATGACAGGAAGCGGCATATTTGCTGCTGGGGGCGAGGCTGAAGAAGATGAATCTGCCAATGCCTCTGCAACTCCCATTCGGACCGCTCCAAAGAATTATCAG GCAATTAGCACCATAAGCCACATCTCATTTTCCGAGGAAGAAAGCATTTCTCCGAAGAAGCCGACTTCGATAGCAGAGGTGGCGAAGCAGCGCGAGCTGAGCGGCACACTTCTGAGCGAGGACGACAGCAAGATGAAGAAGCAGATATCGGACCTGAAATCCAAGGAGCTGAGCGGCCACGACATCTTTGCTCCTCCGGAAGACCCACGGCCACGCAACTCAGAGAACGGCTCGACCTCGCAGACCCCGGGCAAAAATGCACAC GTAAGCAACTTCAAGTTCGGCGAGGCCGACGAGGACGGCATGGTGAAGACCGCGAAGAAGATCCCCACAAAGAAATTCACCGACCTCGCGGGCAATATCTTCAAGGGCGACGAGACCCCCCCTGGGACGGCGGAGAAGCACCTGAGCACAGCGAAGCTGAAGGAGATGACCGGCAGCGACATCTTCGCGGACGGGAAGGCCCCCTCGCGGGACTACCTCGGCGGGATCCGCAAGCCGCCTGGCGGGGAGAGCAGCATCGCGCTGGTTTAA